In one Denitratisoma sp. genomic region, the following are encoded:
- a CDS encoding phospholipase D family protein translates to MTEGGARPRGTWRNVGFVAVLAGLTFLLVQPARAFDPRPAASPAAHGTAEVLFAPHDDIEAAILRVLRGARHSIHVQAYLFTSRSLAAALIEARARGVHVEVLADREQTARGENSQIPRLVEAGIPVALEVRYAAAHNKVILVDAAEAGGAVITGSYNFTWSARTRNAENVLILRHNPPVLRAYLGNWKRHRAEALPYAEAILSD, encoded by the coding sequence ATGACCGAAGGAGGCGCAAGGCCCCGCGGGACGTGGCGGAACGTCGGTTTTGTCGCCGTCCTGGCGGGACTGACTTTCCTGCTGGTGCAGCCGGCCCGGGCCTTCGATCCGCGCCCGGCCGCCTCGCCTGCCGCGCACGGCACGGCCGAGGTGCTGTTCGCCCCGCACGACGACATCGAGGCGGCCATCCTGCGCGTGCTGCGCGGGGCACGCCATAGCATCCACGTGCAGGCATACCTGTTCACCAGCCGTTCATTGGCCGCCGCGCTGATCGAGGCCAGGGCGCGCGGCGTCCACGTCGAGGTGCTGGCCGACCGTGAGCAGACGGCACGGGGGGAGAACAGCCAGATTCCGCGACTGGTCGAGGCCGGCATCCCCGTTGCGCTCGAGGTGCGCTATGCCGCCGCGCACAACAAGGTCATCCTGGTCGATGCGGCCGAGGCCGGTGGTGCGGTCATCACCGGTTCCTACAACTTCACCTGGTCGGCACGGACGCGCAATGCGGAGAACGTGTTGATCCTGCGCCACAATCCGCCGGTGCTGCGCGCCTACCTCGGCAACTGGAAGCGCCATCGCGCCGAGGCCCTGCCCTACGCCGAAGCCATTCTGTCCGATTGA
- a CDS encoding cysteine desulfurase yields MTGTDFSRLRNDFPLLARPVRGRRLAYLDSAATTQKPAEVIEALRRYYLEDNANTHRGVHFLSDRATDLYEAARERVRRFVNAERADEIVFVRGTTEAINLVAATFGRAFLRAGDEVIVSAMEHHSNLVPWQIACEQAGAGLRVVPIDDDGEFDLGAYEQLIGPRTRLVAVTHVSNALGTVTPVRRIVARAHAAGVPVLLDGAQAIAHAAVDVRDIGCDFYAFSGHKLYAPMGIGVLYGKAEWLAKLPPYQGGGHMIRDVTFERTTYEAAPRKYEAGTPNVEGAVGLAAALDYVDRIGMEAIGAHEQALLDYATARVGEIDGLRVIGTAREKGAILSFVIDGFAAQEVGAALDRHGVAVRSGHHCALPAMRRFGVEGTARASFALYNDRADVDQLIEALRAVRQ; encoded by the coding sequence ATGACGGGGACTGACTTTTCCCGGCTGCGAAACGATTTCCCGCTGCTCGCCCGCCCGGTGCGCGGCCGGCGCCTCGCCTACCTCGACAGCGCCGCCACGACGCAGAAACCGGCGGAGGTGATCGAGGCGCTGCGCCGCTATTACCTGGAAGACAACGCCAATACCCACCGCGGCGTGCATTTCCTCAGCGACCGCGCCACCGACCTCTACGAGGCGGCGCGTGAGCGGGTGCGGCGTTTCGTCAATGCCGAGCGGGCCGACGAGATCGTCTTCGTGCGCGGCACCACCGAGGCCATCAACCTGGTCGCCGCCACGTTCGGCCGCGCCTTCCTGCGCGCAGGCGACGAGGTCATCGTCTCGGCGATGGAGCATCATTCCAACCTCGTGCCCTGGCAGATCGCCTGCGAGCAGGCCGGTGCCGGGCTGCGCGTCGTGCCGATCGACGACGACGGCGAATTCGACCTCGGCGCCTACGAGCAGCTGATCGGGCCGCGCACCCGCCTGGTGGCGGTGACGCATGTCTCGAATGCGCTGGGCACGGTGACGCCGGTACGGCGCATCGTCGCGCGGGCCCACGCCGCCGGCGTGCCGGTGCTGCTGGATGGCGCCCAGGCGATTGCCCACGCCGCCGTGGATGTGCGGGACATCGGCTGCGACTTCTACGCCTTCTCCGGCCACAAGCTCTATGCGCCGATGGGCATCGGCGTGCTCTACGGCAAGGCGGAGTGGCTGGCGAAGCTGCCGCCGTACCAGGGTGGCGGCCACATGATCCGCGACGTGACCTTCGAGCGCACGACCTACGAGGCGGCGCCGCGCAAGTACGAGGCCGGCACGCCGAACGTGGAAGGCGCAGTGGGGCTGGCCGCGGCGCTGGACTATGTGGACCGCATCGGCATGGAGGCCATCGGCGCGCACGAGCAGGCGCTGCTCGACTATGCCACGGCGCGCGTCGGCGAAATCGACGGGTTGCGCGTCATCGGTACGGCGCGGGAGAAGGGCGCCATCCTGTCCTTCGTCATCGACGGCTTTGCGGCGCAGGAGGTCGGCGCGGCGCTCGACCGCCACGGCGTGGCGGTGAGGAGCGGCCACCATTGCGCGCTGCCGGCGATGCGCCGCTTCGGCGTCGAGGGCACGGCGCGCGCCTCCTTCGCCCTCTATAACGACCGCGCGGACGTCGATCAGCTGATCGAGGCGCTGCGGGCGGTGCGCCAATGA
- a CDS encoding FmdE family protein, producing the protein MRYPDFFDQVPSITVYDPLARFLGAAEGGIFEYRYIDAVKAAGHSCPTVASAWLMTIRALEALYPKDLPERGAIRVDFRHDSTSGVTGVIANIVTLVTGATHDTGFKGLAGRYDRRNLLFFNAAVSEEIRFTRKDNGAAVDVAAHLEHVPGVPHMGELMGACITGRASEEMQREFGRLWQERVRAILINHARDPQVISIRPAGAA; encoded by the coding sequence ATGAGATACCCCGATTTCTTCGATCAGGTCCCGAGCATCACGGTCTACGATCCGCTCGCCAGGTTTCTCGGCGCGGCGGAGGGCGGCATCTTCGAATACCGTTATATCGACGCCGTCAAGGCGGCCGGGCATTCCTGTCCCACCGTGGCCTCCGCCTGGCTGATGACGATCCGGGCGCTGGAGGCGCTCTATCCGAAGGACCTGCCCGAACGCGGCGCCATCCGCGTCGATTTCCGCCACGACAGCACCAGCGGCGTCACCGGCGTCATCGCCAACATCGTCACCCTGGTCACCGGGGCGACGCACGACACCGGCTTCAAGGGGCTGGCCGGCCGCTACGACCGGCGCAACCTGCTGTTCTTCAATGCCGCGGTGAGCGAGGAGATCCGCTTCACGCGCAAGGACAACGGCGCGGCGGTGGATGTCGCGGCGCACTTGGAGCACGTGCCGGGCGTGCCGCACATGGGCGAGCTGATGGGCGCCTGCATCACCGGCCGCGCCAGCGAGGAGATGCAACGCGAGTTCGGCCGCCTCTGGCAGGAGCGGGTGCGTGCCATCCTCATTAACCATGCGCGCGATCCGCAGGTCATCAGCATTCGCCCCGCCGGCGCCGCATGA
- a CDS encoding RsmB/NOP family class I SAM-dependent RNA methyltransferase — MRITAKLIDAATTALNLLLKLEHPADAVLSKFFRDNRLLGQNDRGFIAETAYAVLRRRRLLEHLLGAEANPRRLVLAALTRLSGVSQRQLEGAISEKELKWVAELKGRQAGELSLAEQADFPDWLAERLLSHMEADALLTLAQGLNQAAPLDLRVNPLKAGRDAVLARLAGEGIAAEAGRLSPLCIRLKAKPALQKHPLYLDGSIEVQDEGSQLLGILLAPKRGEMVADFCAGAGGKTLLLGALMRSTGRLYAFDVSDKRLARLKDRMARAGLSNVHPVTIANENDIRIKRLAGKLDRVLVDAPCSGLGTLRRNPDLKWRQTPEGVAELSRKQHDILKGASRLVKKGGRLVYATCSILPEENEAIVAGFLAAHPDFRQVSAQDILEKQGIALACGETLRLAPHTHGTDGFFAAVLERNQVEEKP; from the coding sequence ATGCGCATTACGGCGAAACTCATCGACGCGGCGACGACGGCACTCAACCTGCTCCTGAAGTTAGAGCATCCGGCCGATGCCGTGCTGTCGAAATTCTTCCGCGATAACCGCCTGCTCGGCCAGAACGACCGCGGCTTCATCGCCGAGACGGCCTACGCCGTGCTGCGGCGCCGGCGCCTGCTGGAACACCTGCTCGGCGCCGAGGCGAATCCGCGCCGGCTGGTGCTGGCGGCGCTGACGCGCCTGTCGGGCGTCAGCCAGCGGCAGCTCGAAGGCGCCATCAGCGAGAAGGAACTGAAGTGGGTGGCCGAACTGAAGGGTCGCCAGGCGGGCGAACTCAGCCTCGCCGAACAGGCCGACTTCCCCGACTGGCTGGCCGAGCGCCTGCTGTCCCACATGGAAGCGGACGCGCTGCTCACACTGGCGCAGGGCCTCAACCAGGCCGCACCGCTCGACCTGCGGGTGAACCCGCTCAAGGCCGGGCGCGACGCCGTGCTGGCGCGCCTCGCCGGGGAGGGCATCGCCGCCGAAGCGGGGAGGCTGTCGCCCCTGTGCATCCGCCTCAAGGCCAAGCCGGCGCTGCAGAAGCACCCGCTCTACCTCGACGGCTCCATCGAGGTGCAGGACGAGGGCAGCCAGCTGCTCGGCATCCTGCTCGCGCCGAAGCGCGGCGAGATGGTCGCCGACTTCTGCGCCGGCGCCGGCGGCAAGACCCTGCTGCTGGGTGCGCTGATGCGTTCGACCGGCCGGCTCTATGCCTTCGACGTCTCCGACAAGCGCCTGGCGCGGCTGAAGGACCGCATGGCGCGCGCCGGCCTCTCCAATGTGCACCCGGTGACGATCGCCAACGAGAACGACATCCGCATCAAGCGTCTCGCCGGCAAGCTCGACCGCGTGCTGGTCGATGCCCCCTGCAGCGGCCTCGGCACGCTGCGCCGCAACCCCGACCTCAAGTGGCGGCAGACGCCGGAGGGCGTGGCCGAACTGTCGCGCAAGCAGCACGACATCCTCAAGGGCGCCTCGCGCCTGGTGAAAAAAGGCGGGCGGCTTGTCTACGCCACCTGCAGCATCCTGCCCGAGGAGAACGAAGCCATCGTCGCCGGCTTCCTCGCCGCGCATCCGGACTTCAGGCAGGTGTCCGCGCAGGATATCCTGGAGAAGCAGGGCATCGCCCTGGCCTGCGGCGAGACGCTGCGCCTGGCGCCGCACACGCACGGGACGGACGGGTTCTTTGCAGCAGTGCTGGAACGCAATCAAGTTGAGGAGAAGCCATGA